A region from the Bacillota bacterium genome encodes:
- a CDS encoding SDR family oxidoreductase: MKYPYGKTVFVTGGSSGIGAACAKMFAEKGFTVYAGARSAGRSVQKFESGGEIRPVVIDVCDEGSVKTAVDAIIKETKNIGIVVHCAGMGIAGSAEDTPDDAAHRQMEVNYFGVMRVNRQILPYMRKQKNGLVICIGSVAGIFPIPFQSHYSSSKFAIEAYAKSLRMELSGFGVKVSVIEPGDTHTGFTDARRYELPEGSPYNDICKSAVAKMETDERKGRSPDSVAKVALGIAERINPPVFRVVGFDYKLLVFLRRLLPEGLILFMLRKMYMR; encoded by the coding sequence ATGAAATATCCGTATGGCAAAACAGTATTTGTCACAGGAGGGTCGTCAGGGATAGGTGCCGCTTGCGCGAAAATGTTTGCGGAGAAGGGTTTTACGGTCTATGCAGGTGCACGTTCGGCGGGGAGAAGTGTCCAAAAGTTCGAAAGCGGCGGTGAGATAAGACCCGTCGTAATAGACGTTTGCGACGAAGGCTCGGTCAAAACGGCTGTGGACGCTATCATTAAAGAAACCAAAAACATAGGGATAGTCGTACACTGCGCGGGAATGGGCATTGCCGGTTCCGCCGAAGACACGCCGGACGATGCCGCCCACAGGCAGATGGAAGTGAATTATTTCGGTGTTATGCGGGTAAACAGGCAGATACTGCCCTATATGAGAAAGCAAAAAAACGGACTGGTAATATGTATTGGATCTGTCGCGGGCATTTTCCCGATTCCCTTTCAGTCGCATTATAGCTCAAGCAAGTTTGCGATAGAGGCTTATGCCAAGTCGCTCAGGATGGAGCTTTCGGGTTTCGGGGTTAAAGTCTCTGTTATAGAGCCGGGCGATACTCACACCGGCTTTACCGATGCGAGACGGTACGAGCTTCCGGAAGGGTCGCCTTATAATGATATTTGCAAAAGCGCTGTCGCAAAGATGGAAACGGACGAGAGAAAGGGCAGGTCGCCCGATTCTGTCGCCAAAGTTGCTCTAGGTATTGCAGAGCGGATAAACCCGCCAGTTTTCAGAGTGGTTGGGTTTGATTATAAACTGCTCGTGTTTCTGCGCAGACTGCTGCCCGAGGGGCTTATTCTATTCATGCTCAGAAAGATGTATATGCGCTAA